CGCCACGTTGCCGGAACCGGAGATCGCCACGCGTTTGCCTTCGACGGTCTGCTCGCGGCGCTTGAGCATTTCTTCAGCGAAGTACACGCAACCGAAACCGGTGGCTTCCGGACGAATCAGACTGCCGCCGTAGGTCATGCCTTTGCCGGTCAAAACGCTGGTGAACTGGTTGCTCAGGCGTTTGTACTGGCCGAAGAGGAAGCCGATCTCGCGCGCACCGACACCGATATCACCGGCCGGCACGTCAACGTCGGCGCCGATGTGGCGGTACAACTCACTCATGAAGGCCTGGCAGAAACGCATGACTTCGGCGTCGCTCTTGCCCTTCGGATCGAAGTCGGAACCGCCCTTGCCGCCGCCCATGGGCAGCGAGGTCAGGGAGTTTTTGAAGGTCTGTTCGAAGGCGAGGAATTTCAGCACACCCAGGTTCACCGACGGATGGAAGCGCAAGCCGCCCTTGTACGGGCCGATCGCGCTGTTCATCTGGATGCGGAAACCGCGATTGACCTGGACCTTGCCCTGATCGTCGACCCATGACACGCGGAACACCACGGCGCGCTCCGGCTCGCAGATGCGCTCCAGAATCCCCGAGGTGAGGTAATGCGGATTGGCTTCTAGAAACGGCCACAGACTGCGCAGGACTTCTTCGACGGCCTGGTGGAATTCGGGTTGATCCGGGTCGCGTTTTTTCAAGCGGGCGAGGAAGGATTCGACGGATTCGATCATGGCAAAAGTCTCGGCAAATTTATTGTCGTTGGAGGAGATTGGGCCGGACTGTAACAAACGAATTGCGCACTGGAACAGAGCAAAATGTCGCAGTTATGAAATTAAATGGTGCACAGGATATAAATTCGAAAGAATTTCCAGGTGATTTCGCACCTGAATGGGGAGCCGGGATTCAAGCAATGCACCAGCAGTTATACCCCTTTCGCGAGCAGGCTCGCTCCCACAGGGGAATGCATTTCAAATGTGGGAGCGAGCCTGCTCGCGAAGGGGTCACCTCGGTACTCCCAAAAAACCAGGCAAAAAAAACGGAGCCCGAAGGCTCCGCTCTTTTATGCAACCAACCCGAATCAGGCCAGTTTCTTGTGACGTACCCGGTGTGGCTGGGCAGCTGCTTCGCCGAGGCGTTTCTTGCGATCCGCTTCGTACTCGGTGTAGTTACCTTCGAAGAAGATCGCTTGCGAGTCGTCTTCGTACGCCAGAATGTGCGTCGCCACACGGTCAAGGAACCACCGATCGTGAGAGATCACAATGGCGGCGCCCGGGAAGTCCAGCAGGGCTTCTTCCAGCGAACGCAGGGTTTCCACGTCGAGGTCGTTGGATGGTTCGTCGAGCAGCAGGACGTTGCCGCCCTCCTTCAGGGTCAGCGCCAGGTGCAGACGACCGCGCTCACCACCGGACAGATCCTTGACGAACTTCTGCTGATCGCCGCCCTTGAAGTTGAAACGACCGACGTAGGTGCGCGACGGAATCTCGTAGTTGCCGATGCGGATCTGGTCGGAACCGTCGGAGATTTGCTGGAACACAGTCTTGCTGCCATCGAGGTCATCGCGGCTCTGATCGACGCACGCCAGTTGCACGGTTTCGCCGACTTCGATGCTGCCCGAATCCGGTGTTTCCTTGCCCATCAACATGCGGAACAGAGTCGACTTACCGGCACCGTTACCGCCGATCACGCCAACGATGGCGCCCTTCGGCATCGCGAACGACAGATTGTCGATCAACACGCGATCGCCGTAGCCCTTGGTGACGTTCTTGAATTCGATGACCTTGTCGCCCAAGCGTGGACCAGCCGGGATGTAGATCTCGTTGGTTTCGCTGCGCTTCTGGAATTCCTGCGATTGCATTTCTTCGAAGCGTTGCAGACGAGCCTTGGATTTCGACTGGCGGGCTTTCGCGCCTTTGCGCACCCACTCCAGTTCTTCCTTCATGGCTTTTTCGTGGGCCGACTGCTGCTTGGATTCGGCGGCCAGACGATCGGACTTGGCTTCAAGCCAACCCGAGTAGTTGCCTTCGTACGGGATGCCCGCGCCGCGGTCGAGTTCGAGAATCCAGCCAGCGACGTTGTCGAGGAAGTAACGGTCGTGCGTGATCGCTACCACGGTGCCCGGGAAGTCGTGCAGGAAGTGCTCCAGCCACGCAACGGAATCGGCGTCCAAGTGGTTGGTTGGTTCGTCGAGCAGCAGCATGTCCGGCGCGGACAGCAGCAG
This region of Pseudomonas sp. R84 genomic DNA includes:
- the ettA gene encoding energy-dependent translational throttle protein EttA, with the translated sequence MAQYVFTMHRLGKVVPPKREILKNISLSFFPGAKIGVLGLNGSGKSTLLKIMAGVDTEFEGEARPMPELNIGYLPQEPQLDPTKTVREVVEEAVSVIKNAQARLDEVYAAYAEEDADFDKLAAEQAKLEAILQASDGHNLDRQLEVAADALRLPAWDAKVEFLSGGEKRRVALCRLLLSAPDMLLLDEPTNHLDADSVAWLEHFLHDFPGTVVAITHDRYFLDNVAGWILELDRGAGIPYEGNYSGWLEAKSDRLAAESKQQSAHEKAMKEELEWVRKGAKARQSKSKARLQRFEEMQSQEFQKRSETNEIYIPAGPRLGDKVIEFKNVTKGYGDRVLIDNLSFAMPKGAIVGVIGGNGAGKSTLFRMLMGKETPDSGSIEVGETVQLACVDQSRDDLDGSKTVFQQISDGSDQIRIGNYEIPSRTYVGRFNFKGGDQQKFVKDLSGGERGRLHLALTLKEGGNVLLLDEPSNDLDVETLRSLEEALLDFPGAAIVISHDRWFLDRVATHILAYEDDSQAIFFEGNYTEYEADRKKRLGEAAAQPHRVRHKKLA
- the gdhA gene encoding NADP-specific glutamate dehydrogenase; the encoded protein is MIESVESFLARLKKRDPDQPEFHQAVEEVLRSLWPFLEANPHYLTSGILERICEPERAVVFRVSWVDDQGKVQVNRGFRIQMNSAIGPYKGGLRFHPSVNLGVLKFLAFEQTFKNSLTSLPMGGGKGGSDFDPKGKSDAEVMRFCQAFMSELYRHIGADVDVPAGDIGVGAREIGFLFGQYKRLSNQFTSVLTGKGMTYGGSLIRPEATGFGCVYFAEEMLKRREQTVEGKRVAISGSGNVAQYAARKVMDLGGKVISLSDSEGTLYCEAGLSEEQWLALLELKNVKRGRISELAAAFGLEFRAGQLPWSLPCDIALPCATQNELDAEAARTLLRNGCVCVAEGANMPTTLEAVDIFIEAGILFAPGKASNAGGVAVSGLEMSQNAMRLLWTAGEVDSKLHAIMQSIHHACVHYGEENGQINYVKGANIAGFVKVADAMLAQGVV